In Garra rufa chromosome 14, GarRuf1.0, whole genome shotgun sequence, the genomic stretch TAGTCAGATGGATCATAACCACCTTCAGTTGCTGGTGGCCAGGTGACTGACGGTAACGAGCGCCTGTTAGGTCCGTGTATGGTCAGGTCCATGTATGAACTGATGTTTGAGGTTTTGGGAATGTCGAAGGTGACATTGGGCTTTGGTCGCACCTGAGGTGGGACTTTGTTGTTCAGCTTGTTTTCAAAAGTGGTGATGTCAGAGATGAGCGAGAAGGCATCACCCTCTAGGTCTGGGAGCTTGAAACCTCCACCATGGGCCAAAGTGCCATCTTCCCTTAGGGTAGGATAAGGTGGGGAGGGCTCAATGTCATCCTCCGAATCTAGCAATGTGATGCTTGGGGAGCCACATCGAGGTGAAGAAACGTTCTCATTGGTGACATTGTCTGCAACGTTGTCATACATATATGTTGCCTCTACAATGGTTTTCTTCTCCACTACCTCTTTAAAGAATGGCTGGAAGTGGTCTATCCGATGCAAGCCTCCCACCACCCCACCAGGTCCACAGATTACAGAGCTGAAACGGGCGTCAATTTCATGGGCCAGTTCCTCCCCTTGGGCAAGCTGCTCTCGGACTGCCTCAGAGTCTGCAAGTTCTGATTGATTCTCTGCAACAGCAAGCAACTGCACTGGAATAATGTCCTGGACTTCACAAAGGAAGGCACAAACGGTTTCCATGGAAGCCTTCCGTTTGGCTGAGTACACTGCTATGTAACCATGTACTAATCTGCTTTTACGTAAGGAAAAAGATGAGTGGTAAGATAGAACAGCAAGATCAATGCTTTGCCTTTGGCCACCAACAGATAATTCCAACAAAACCGATGTTCCACTGGATAGATTGGAAGATGGCCGACAGTGCTGGGGCAGCAAGAATGGTGAAAGAAGCTGGTCGACATCATAAGTATCTCCACACATCAGACACATTACGATTCGCAAGTCACCATCTGTGCTCTGCTGAGAGTCTCTGAAACCTCCAAGTGCAGGTAGCAAAGGTGGAGAGCTACTCCCAAGACTAACTGAGGGTCTTCGTGTGTCTAACATACCTTTGAGTATCTGgtttaaatgtttttcatttatattgcgACCATAGCCCACACCTGGAGAAGCAGGCTCTAAATAACTGCACTGAAATTTGCCAGCCATTTGTTGACCTTGTTGGATCAGGCTTTGTGCCGTTTCACCTCCAATGTCAGAAATTGAACCAACACCTCTTTTGGTGACCAACAGAAGAGATAAGGGAAGCTGAACTAGACTAGTATCCCTTCGACTTATGGTTGATTCTCGCAATTTCTCAATACTATCAACAACATAGGATAAGGATTCCTTTGAGTTGTAGAGGCAGAGGCAACCATGTGGGGCAAAAGTGGGAGTATGGAAGGAGTTCACTGGAAGGCGTACATTTCCTTCTATAGGTCGAAGAGCCAGTTCGTAAGTCCTTCCATCTAGCAGGTACCGTTCATCATTGGTGCACAGTGCTCTGATCTCATTTGCCAACTCTCTTGCAAGTCCATCTTTGCCAAGGATCACAAGATTAATTCTATCAACCTTTCCTTCACCAAACTGTGATTTTGAGCCCCCGTCACAGGAATATCGAGTAGGAAAACGGAGGGCTAAGAGTTGCTCAATTTTGCCATCCACACAATGTGGACTGCTAGGACAGGTTTCCTTAGTAGGGTGGTAGACAAAATGGATATGCTTGAGCACTAGGGCATCTCTCTCAGCTTGAAGCTTTTGCAGGGCCTTGAACCTCTGCTCATCTCCAAGAACCTCTTGAATGGCACCCATTTTCTCTTTACTGGGCTTAGCATCAACTTCGAGCTCATAGAACAACTCGGAGTACTCCAGTAAAAGTTCTTGGAAGTCCTCTTTGGCTTGGTCAATAATGATCTTCTGGTATTTTTTATAGATATCAAGGTACTCAGGCTCCTCTAGCCACTGATAAAACTCCTCATTCATAATGAAGCTACGAGCTTCCTCAAAAGGTTTGCCAGGTGTAACAAATACTGAAGACGCAAGTTTATCTTTGAACTCCCATCGCATTTCTGCCCGCTTTCTCTCATTGCGCAAGTGTTCTAAGTGAGCCTTATAGATATGCTCTGCTGCAGGGGTTTCCAAAAGGTCCTGGGGAATGCGTTCATCTTCCATGTTGTCAATATGTGGTGTAGTTTCCCAAGGTGTGTCGTCCAGCACAACAAACCATTGGGAGAATTCTCGCTTGGTCTCGATAACTTTCTGTACTCCTGACCAGCTCAGGTGATCAATCTCTTCCAGGTCTGAAATCAAGGAATTGAGAGCCTGCGGGAGTGTGCTGAAATAGATTCTACGCCGCTTTTCTATATGCTCTTGCTTCAGCCTGTGCACATGTTGCTGGAATAGTTTCTTGGCCTTGGAAGTACCCTCAAGGAAGACATACTCTTTGTATT encodes the following:
- the arhgap35a gene encoding rho GTPase-activating protein 35 isoform X2, which gives rise to MMMMAKKQDARAPTYNLVVVGLSGTEKEKGQCGVGKSCLCNRFVRPSADDFYLDHTSVLSTSDFGGRVVNNDHFLFWGEAVRMLEEGADCRMHVVEQTEFIDDQTFQPHRSTALLPYIKRAASNKLASAEKLMYFCTDQLGLEQDFEQKQMPEGKLLVDGFLLCVDVSRGMNRNFDDQMKFVTNLYTQLAKTKKPVVLVLTKCDEGVERYIKDSHTFALAKKNLQVVETSARSNVNVDLAFLTLVQLIDKSRGKPKIIPYYEALKQQSQQIASAKDRYEWLVSRIVKNHNETWPNINRRMQTSPEYKEYVFLEGTSKAKKLFQQHVHRLKQEHIEKRRRIYFSTLPQALNSLISDLEEIDHLSWSGVQKVIETKREFSQWFVVLDDTPWETTPHIDNMEDERIPQDLLETPAAEHIYKAHLEHLRNERKRAEMRWEFKDKLASSVFVTPGKPFEEARSFIMNEEFYQWLEEPEYLDIYKKYQKIIIDQAKEDFQELLLEYSELFYELEVDAKPSKEKMGAIQEVLGDEQRFKALQKLQAERDALVLKHIHFVYHPTKETCPSSPHCVDGKIEQLLALRFPTRYSCDGGSKSQFGEGKVDRINLVILGKDGLARELANEIRALCTNDERYLLDGRTYELALRPIEGNVRLPVNSFHTPTFAPHGCLCLYNSKESLSYVVDSIEKLRESTISRRDTSLVQLPLSLLLVTKRGVGSISDIGGETAQSLIQQGQQMAGKFQCSYLEPASPGVGYGRNINEKHLNQILKGMLDTRRPSVSLGSSSPPLLPALGGFRDSQQSTDGDLRIVMCLMCGDTYDVDQLLSPFLLPQHCRPSSNLSSGTSVLLELSVGGQRQSIDLAVLSYHSSFSLRKSRLVHGYIAVYSAKRKASMETVCAFLCEVQDIIPVQLLAVAENQSELADSEAVREQLAQGEELAHEIDARFSSVICGPGGVVGGLHRIDHFQPFFKEVVEKKTIVEATYMYDNVADNVTNENVSSPRCGSPSITLLDSEDDIEPSPPYPTLREDGTLAHGGGFKLPDLEGDAFSLISDITTFENKLNNKVPPQVRPKPNVTFDIPKTSNISSYMDLTIHGPNRRSLPSVTWPPATEGGYDPSDYAEPMDAVAKPRPTEEENIYSVPHDSTQGKIITIRNANKSHSNGAGNGSDSEADSSSLERRRKLSALGVKPRLYRERSKRLGKFSSFRTSFIGSDDELGGLPKTKEDELGPQKGDSSLNEEGEDPKRRNLLRSLRRNTKKTRPKARQSSLSKPLESNYFGVPLANVVTPERPIPYFIEKCIRYIETTGLSTEGIYRVSGNKAEMEAMQRQFDQDPNIDLIEKDMSVNTVAGAMKSFFSELPDPLVPYNMQTELVEAFKINDREQRLHTMKDVLRRFPRENYDVFKYVITHLNKVSQNSRLNLMTSENLSICFWPTLMRPDFTTMDALTATRTYQTIIETFIHQCAFFFYNQPLADTPSGLPGQPASPTTTLSSGSSIPSSAYSTCYTPLALPYSPARQSPPHSPPPTPQSPIQSLLPSLHPHHTPTEQHTL
- the arhgap35a gene encoding rho GTPase-activating protein 35 isoform X1 translates to MMMMAKKQDARAPTYNLVVVGLSGTEKEKGQCGVGKSCLCNRFVRPSADDFYLDHTSVLSTSDFGGRVVNNDHFLFWGEAVRMLEEGADCRMHVVEQTEFIDDQTFQPHRSTALLPYIKRAASNKLASAEKLMYFCTDQLGLEQDFEQKQMPEGKLLVDGFLLCVDVSRGMNRNFDDQMKFVTNLYTQLAKTKKPVVLVLTKCDEGVERYIKDSHTFALAKKNLQVVETSARSNVNVDLAFLTLVQLIDKSRGKPKIIPYYEALKQQSQQIASAKDRYEWLVSRIVKNHNETWPNINRRMQTSPEYKEYVFLEGTSKAKKLFQQHVHRLKQEHIEKRRRIYFSTLPQALNSLISDLEEIDHLSWSGVQKVIETKREFSQWFVVLDDTPWETTPHIDNMEDERIPQDLLETPAAEHIYKAHLEHLRNERKRAEMRWEFKDKLASSVFVTPGKPFEEARSFIMNEEFYQWLEEPEYLDIYKKYQKIIIDQAKEDFQELLLEYSELFYELEVDAKPSKEKMGAIQEVLGDEQRFKALQKLQAERDALVLKHIHFVYHPTKETCPSSPHCVDGKIEQLLALRFPTRYSCDGGSKSQFGEGKVDRINLVILGKDGLARELANEIRALCTNDERYLLDGRTYELALRPIEGNVRLPVNSFHTPTFAPHGCLCLYNSKESLSYVVDSIEKLRESTISRRDTSLVQLPLSLLLVTKRGVGSISDIGGETAQSLIQQGQQMAGKFQCSYLEPASPGVGYGRNINEKHLNQILKGMLDTRRPSVSLGSSSPPLLPALGGFRDSQQSTDGDLRIVMCLMCGDTYDVDQLLSPFLLPQHCRPSSNLSSGTSVLLELSVGGQRQSIDLAVLSYHSSFSLRKSRLVHGYIAVYSAKRKASMETVCAFLCEVQDIIPVQLLAVAENQSELADSEAVREQLAQGEELAHEIDARFSSVICGPGGVVGGLHRIDHFQPFFKEVVEKKTIVEATYMYDNVADNVTNENVSSPRCGSPSITLLDSEDDIEPSPPYPTLREDGTLAHGGGFKLPDLEGDAFSLISDITTFENKLNNKVPPQVRPKPNVTFDIPKTSNISSYMDLTIHGPNRRSLPSVTWPPATEGGYDPSDYAEPMDAVAKPRPTEEENIYSVPHDSTQGKIITIRNANKSHSNGAGNGSDSEADSSSLERRRKLSALGVKPRLYRERSKRLGKFSSFRTSFIGSDDELGGLPKTKEDELGPQKGDSSLNEEGEDPKRRNLLRSLRRNTKQKTRPKARQSSLSKPLESNYFGVPLANVVTPERPIPYFIEKCIRYIETTGLSTEGIYRVSGNKAEMEAMQRQFDQDPNIDLIEKDMSVNTVAGAMKSFFSELPDPLVPYNMQTELVEAFKINDREQRLHTMKDVLRRFPRENYDVFKYVITHLNKVSQNSRLNLMTSENLSICFWPTLMRPDFTTMDALTATRTYQTIIETFIHQCAFFFYNQPLADTPSGLPGQPASPTTTLSSGSSIPSSAYSTCYTPLALPYSPARQSPPHSPPPTPQSPIQSLLPSLHPHHTPTEQHTL